One region of Culex pipiens pallens isolate TS chromosome 2, TS_CPP_V2, whole genome shotgun sequence genomic DNA includes:
- the LOC120429112 gene encoding zinc finger protein 567-like, whose protein sequence is MGSRSNKRTERASSTIKVEQVFLEQDEEVLECGANLEINRSSRASAEGKRKPGRAPKPRCNRSTQVSEDLLDVEPRIPRIPGENEPILAQEDTEAIVPQCRLCLRRVAQENLTLILNKHKAKVMMAFRMKIYVTDAYPFACRNCLNLLDIFLDFRQTAMKAKTLLLTKRAFLEGDGWDEPSLMETMANCKAAVEQNRKQLDSLYDMHSEEIKGKKVVSKNEDVIVEPTCAVSINTMAMVHEEPVEEISSHHLKSEMFDERSELVETTVTEEDVQQFESNLGPDITNIKYENDDDDYEDNGDDSDYAPSVEDVKPSKRKASKRPVQSTSDESDENNDDIIEEDEFDPVKEEKPKRKNRKGRKKKIDFEGLTEEEKQKIIWDMKHQLCDFCGESVTSAAAEAHMNRHLGVKPYTCPIADCGQTFHSKNNQVSHIKRLHGEKETPTLECNICGQFIRGTIKVLNYHKKRHTQEKKHVCTVCGKGFTMKWYLRQHSIVHSGEFPHKCQYCGKRFNNKWSMKTHEKNIHEKKSNLPVEQFPTTSYSTSWEHSVQSDL, encoded by the exons ATGGGATCGCGATCCAATAAACGAACCGAGCGGGCATCGAGCACCATTAAGGTTGAGCAAGTATTTTTGGAACAGGATGAGGAGGTGCTTGAATGCGGAGCGAATTTGGAAATAAACCGATCATCGAG AGCTTCCGCTGAAGGAAAGAGAAAACCCGGAAGGGCGCCAAAACCAAGATGCAATCGATCTACACAAGTTTCTGAGGACCTGCTGGACGTTGAGCCTCGAATCCCACGAATTCCTGGTGAAAACGAGCCGATTCTTGCTCAAGAAGACACCGAAGCGATTGTTCCGCAGTGTCGTTTGTGTCTGCGGCGAGTTGCCCAGGAGAATCTAACGCTAATTTTGAATAAACACAAGGCCAAAGTAATGATGGCCTTTCGGATGAAAATCTACGTGACCGATGCGTACCCATTTGCCTGTCGAAACTGCTTGAACCTGCTGGACATCTTCCTTGACTTTCGCCAGACTGCCATGAAGGCCAAGACGCTGCTGCTGACCAAGAGGGCCTTTCTGGAGGGCGACGGCTGGGACGAACCTAGCTTGATGGAAACGATGGCAAATTGCAAGGCCGCGGTTGAGCAGAACCGGAAGCAGCTGGATTCGCTGTACGACATGCATTCGGAGGAAATAAAAGGAAAGAAAGTTGTTTCGAAGAATGAGGACGTTATTGTGGAGCCAACTTGTGCTGTTAGTATAAATACAATGGCAATGGTTCATGAAGAACCAGTTGAGGAAATTTCAAGTCATCATTTGAAATCGGAAATGTTTGATGAGCGTAGCGAACTTGTAGAGACAACTGTAACGGAGGAAGATGTGCAGCAGTTTGAAAGCAATCTAGGACCGGATATTACCAATATAAAGTACGAGAATGACGACGACGATTACGAGGACAATGGCGATGATTCCGATTATGCTCCCAGTGTCGAAGATGTGAAACCATCAAAACGGAAAGCTTCAAAACGTCCTGTCCAATCCACAAGTGACGAAAGCGATGAAAATAATGACGATATCATTGAAGAGGACGAGTTCGATCCAGTTAAGGAGGAGAAGCCAAAACGCAAGAATAGAAAAGGACGCAAGAAAAAGATTGATTTTGAAGGACTAACCGAGGAAGAGAAACAAAAGATCATTTGGGACATGAAACATCAGCTGTGTGATTTTTGCGGCGAATCGGTAACTTCAGCTGCAGCGGAAGCTCACATGAACCGTCATCTTG GTGTTAAACCGTACACGTGTCCGATCGCCGACTGCGGCCAGACGTTCCACAGCAAAAACAATCAGGTGTCGCACATCAAGCGGCTGCACGGTGAGAAGGAAACGCCCACGCTCGAGTGTAACATTTGCGGACAATTCATCCGCGGCACGATAAAGGTGCTCAACTATCACAAAAAGCGGCACACCCAGGAAAAAAAGCACGTGTGTACGGTGTGCGGAAAAGGATTTACGATGAAATGGTATCTACGTCAACACTCGATCGTACATTCCGGCGAATTTCCCCATAAATGCCAGTACTGTGGCAAACG ATTCAACAATAAATGGAGCATGAAAACTCACGAGAAAAATATTCATGAGAAAAAAAGCAATCTTCCTGTTGAGCAGTTTCCTACAACCAGCTACAGTACATCTTGGGAGCACAGCGTGCAGAGTGATCTCTAA